In Montipora foliosa isolate CH-2021 chromosome 13, ASM3666993v2, whole genome shotgun sequence, one DNA window encodes the following:
- the LOC137981554 gene encoding uncharacterized protein F54H12.2-like, giving the protein MYAYRAFGETLLNYTPSEGETLLAPQGSVNYLNVNASLQVTNAVNDDRPFNAGVFATGETISLKVLTSKFLGNGWVRLIMKPHLEAFHTGTVLVPGIEIKLRITFNSPEFFCFGTRMADKKYPFLGPNDIQAKFYLCRLTLNPTTYTALTKRRHNKGMWARYPTVYMDVRTFTFEEESTMFKKTDLFQGRIPDRLVMGLLDSRVYNGNLDHYPFAFQKFGVTHIRQIIRGEEYPYETLELKQNDNMKDLWGYHRFLQASCALGKHQESMLRPGYWGHNKNCTLYLFNNVAGGDADSPLRNPQQQGDVTLEINFGANPGQNLTVVVWGEFESVMDISGTGVVNYDV; this is encoded by the coding sequence ATGTATGCCTACCGAGCCTTTGGTGAAACCTTGCTGAATTACACGCCCAGTGAAGGTGAAACATTGCTGGCCCCACAAGGTTCGGTGaattatttaaatgtgaatgcttcccTGCAAGTCACCAATGCTGTGAATGATGACCGCCCCTTTAACGCTGGTGTGTTTGCTACTGGAGAGACGATTTCCTTGAAAGTGTTAACTTCCAAGTTTTTGGGGAACGGATGGGTGCGGCTGATCATGAAACCGCATTTGGAAGCTTTTCATACCGGAACCGTGTTAGTTCCTGGTATTGAAATCAAGCTGCGTATTACCTTTAACAGTCCCGAGTTCTTTTGCTTTGGTACAAGGATGGCGGACAAAAAGTACCCATTCCTGGGTCCGAATGATATCCAAGCCAAATTTTATCTCTGTAGGCTGACCTTAAACCCTACCACTTACACTGCACTGACTAAACGAAGACATAACAAAGGCATGTGGGCTCGTTATCCTACCGTCTATATGGATGTCCGGACATTCACGTTTGAGGAGGAGAGTACCATGTTTAAGAAAACAGATCTGTTTCAAGGCCGCATACCCGACCGTCTTGTGATGGGATTATTGGACAGTCGCGTCTACAACGGAAATTTAGATCATTACCCATTTGCCTTCCAAAAGTTTGGGGTGACCCACATTCGTCAAATCATACGTGGTGAGGAATATCCCTATGAAACCTTGGAACTGAAACAGAATGATAACATGAAAGATTTGTGGGGGTACCATCGCTTCCTGCAAGCCAGCTGTGCTCTGGGTAAACACCAAGAAAGTATGCTGAGACCGGGGTATTGGGGCCACAACAAGAATTGCACGCTGTACCTGTTTAATAATGTCGCAGGAGGAGATGCAGATAGCCCCTTGCGAAATCCACAACAACAAGGCGATGTGACCCTGGAGATCAATTTTGGGGCTAATCCTGGTCAAAATCTGACGGTGGTGGTCTGGGGCGAGTTTGAAAGCGTGATGGATATCAGTGGCACAGGCGTGGTGAATTACGACGTTTAA
- the LOC137981555 gene encoding uncharacterized protein, with protein MAPKDVTDVNEAQVWHRLYDKRLLAKKKNKQTLLVKGTRVRLNKEHGPFEKGYLPGWTEEVFVICRVVPGVVPTYKVQEWDGTPVEGTFYRQDLQPVTVPDDGLFRIEKVLQRKGNQVKVLWQGWSDTYVSWIDAKTIRKWKG; from the coding sequence ATGGCTCCAAAAGACGTAACGGACGTCAACGAGGCCCAGGTATGGCACCGTCTATACGACAAACGATTGCTAGCTAAGAAAAAGAACAAGCAGACGCTTTTGGTAAAAGGGACACGGGTGCGTTTGAACAAGGAACATGGACCATTTGAAAAAGGGTATTTGCCAGGGTGGACAGAAGAGGTTTTTGTGATCTGTCGGGTCGTGCCAGGGGTAGTACCCACCTACAAAGTACAAGAATGGGATGGGACTCCAGTGGAAGGTACATTTTACAGACAAGATTTGCAACCGGTGACCGTACCAGATGACGGGCTCTTTCGTATAGAAAAGGTTTTACAACGCAAAGGAAATCAGGTCAAAGTGCTTTGGCAAGGATGGTCTGATACATACGTCAGTTGGATCGATGCAAAGACCATTCGCAAGTGGAAAGGGTGA